The following proteins are co-located in the Chlorocebus sabaeus isolate Y175 chromosome 21, mChlSab1.0.hap1, whole genome shotgun sequence genome:
- the MKRN1 gene encoding E3 ubiquitin-protein ligase makorin-1 isoform X2, producing MHGVCKEGDNCRYSHDLSDSPYSVVCKYFQRGYCIYGDRCRYEHSKPLKQEEATATELNTKSSLAASSSLSSIVGPLVEMNTGEAESRNSNFATVGAGSEDWVNAIEFVPGQPYCGRTAPSCTEAPLQGSVTKEESEKEQTAVETKKQLCPYAAVGECRYGENCVYLHGDSCDMCGLQVLHPMDAAQRSQHIKSCIEAHEKDMELSFAVQRSKDMVCGICMEVVYEKANPSERRFGILSNCNHTYCLKCIRKWRSAKQFESKIIKSCPECRITSNFVIPSEYWVEEKEEKQKLILKYKEAMSNKACRYFDEGRGSCPFGGNCFYKHAYPDGRREEPQRQKVGTSSRYRAQRRNHFWELIEERENSNPFDNDEEEVVTFELGEMLLMLLAAGGDDELTDSEDEWDLFHDELEDFYDLDL from the exons aTATGAACATAGCAAGCCATTGAAACAGGAAGAAGCAACTGCTACAGAGCTAAATACAAAGTCATCCCTTGCTGCTTCCTCGAGTCTCTCATCGATAGTTGGACCACTTGTTGAAATGAATACAGGCGAAGCTGAGTCAAGAAATTCAAACTTTGCAACTGTAGGAGCAGGTTCAGAGGACTGGGTGAATGCTATTGAGTTTGTTCCTGGGCAACCCTACTGTGGCCGTA CTGCACCTTCCTGCACTGAAGCACCCCTGCAGGGCTCAGTAACCAAGGAAGAATCAGAGAAAGAGCAAACCGCCGTGGAGACAAAGAAGCAGCTGTGCCCCTATGCTGCAGTGGGAGAGTGCCGATACGGGGAGAACTGTGTGTATCTCCACGGAGATTCTTGTGACATGTGTGGGCTGCAGGTCCTGCATCCGATGGATGCTGCCCAGAGATCACAGCATATCAAA TCGTGCATTGAGGCCCATGAGAAGGACATGGAGCTCTCATTTGCTGTGCAGCGCAGCAAGGACATGGTGTGTGGGATCTGCATGGAGGTGGTCTATGAGAAAGCCAACCCCAGTGAGCGCCGCTTCGGGATCCTCTCCAACTGCAACCACACCTACTGTCTCAAGTGCATTCGCAAGTGGAGGAGTGCTAAGCAATTTGAGAGCAAGATCATAAA GTCCTGCCCAGAATGCCGGATCACATCTAACTTTGTCATTCCAAGTGAGTACTgggtggaggagaaagaagagaagcagaaaCTCATTCTGAAATACAAGGAGGCAATGAG CAACAAGGCGTGCAGGTATTTTGATGAAGGACGTGGGAGCTGCCCATTTGGAGGGAACTGTTTTTACAAGCATGCGTACCCTGATGGCCGTAGAGAGgagccacagagacagaaagtgggaACATCAAGCAGATACCGG GCCCAACGAAGGAACCACTTCTGGGAACTCATTGAGGAAAGAGAGAACAGCAACCCCTTTGACAACGATGAAGAAGAGGTTGTCACCTTTGAGCTGGGCGAgatgttgcttatgcttttggcTGCAGGTGGGGACGACGAACTAACAGACTCTGAAGATGAGTGGGACTTGTTTCATGATGAGCTGGAAGATTTTTATGACTTGGATCTATAG